The genomic segment TTGTTTGGGAATGATTCTGGGTAAACGCCGTATTTTGGATGATGCTTTCTCGGAAAAAGCGATGAAATTAATTTTTAATCTGACCCTTCCACTTTTGTTATTCTTCAATATTTATAATGGAAAAATTGAATATTCAAACCAATTCGATCTGATATTTATTGCGATTTTGGGAACAACGATCTTATTTCTTATTGGAGAACTTATTGCGGCAAAATTCATCGATGAGAAACGAGAGCGCTGTACTTTTGTACAAGCACTATTTCGAGGAAATAATGCTGTTTTAGGACTTGCTCTTTGTATTAATGCCTATGGAAATCAGGCATATGTCCCGGCATCTATTTATTCTGCGATTATCGTGATTTTGTATAATGTATTTGGTGTAATTACAATTACCAGATCTTTATCAACAGATAAAGTACAAATAGGAACGTTGTTTTTAAGAATAATTCAAAATCCTTTAATTATTGCAATTATTCTTGGGCTAACCATGAATTATTTTGCTGTTTCACTATTTAAACCACTTCAAACCACCGGGCAATACCTTGCTAATATTACATTACCTTTGGCTGTACTTTGTACTGGGGCAAGTATCGATTTTCGTTATATGAAAGCGAGTTCTCGAACTGTGACTTGGGGAGTGATTTCGAGACTGGTTATAGCACCATTATTTATGGTTACTTTAGCCAAATTGGTTGGCGTTTCAGGGATGGAATTAGCAATTATTTTCTTAATGACCACGA from the [Actinobacillus] rossii genome contains:
- a CDS encoding auxin efflux carrier, whose translation is MTNLFSSFIFSINATLPIIILLCLGMILGKRRILDDAFSEKAMKLIFNLTLPLLLFFNIYNGKIEYSNQFDLIFIAILGTTILFLIGELIAAKFIDEKRERCTFVQALFRGNNAVLGLALCINAYGNQAYVPASIYSAIIVILYNVFGVITITRSLSTDKVQIGTLFLRIIQNPLIIAIILGLTMNYFAVSLFKPLQTTGQYLANITLPLAVLCTGASIDFRYMKASSRTVTWGVISRLVIAPLFMVTLAKLVGVSGMELAIIFLMTTTPLATAAYAMVRAMGGNATTVANIIGITTVGAMPLSSLGLMVLMQLGWI